A DNA window from Coffea arabica cultivar ET-39 chromosome 6c, Coffea Arabica ET-39 HiFi, whole genome shotgun sequence contains the following coding sequences:
- the LOC113693073 gene encoding uncharacterized protein, whose protein sequence is MAGAEATKEEALEFPNAVEREVASALLLLSVAITTPPPSLPLSLPLERSCTGKMKKNKLRFKLSKSQRSHWTCSSSSSSTVTTSENDDRRVKVIAVVSKFHDTMKLKVVRKRRSKNLSISDCQKRTSSRKQASKVESSASVSASASSCLSNGSSSVISSAGSSGNVMMKMRGGGRGFVTPPAKDPKRKPILGSTHMRRRAEAILKVLSSHGRASEVKIRELLGDSPSTSKALRILLNLEQVKRSGAGGRTDPYVYMIA, encoded by the exons atggCAGGTGcagaagcaacaaaagaagaagcattAGAATTTCcaaatgcagttgaacgtgaaGTCGCCTCagctcttctccttctctcCGTCGCCATCACCACCCCGCCtccttctctccctctctcgctGCCGCT TGAGAGAAGTTGTACTGGTAAGATGAAGAAGAATAAGTTGAGGTTTAAGCTTTCCAAGTCGCAGCGGTCGCATTGGACCTGTTCGTCTTCGTCTTCGTCGACGGTGACGACCAGCGAGAATGATGATCGGCGAGTGAAAGTGATCGCCGTGGTTTCCAAGTTTCATGACACGATGAAGCTGAAG GTGGTTCGAAAGCGGCGATCGAAGAATTTGTCCATCTCCGACTGCCAGAAACGCACCAGCTCAAGGAAGCAGGCTTCGAAGGTTGAATCATCGGCTTCTGTTTCAGCTTCGGCGTCGTCGTGCTTGTCCAATGGCTCCAGCAGCGTAATTTCCAGTGCAGGAAGCAGCGGCAATGTGATGATGAAGATGCGTGGTGGTGGACGTGGATTTGTTACTCCACCTGCTAAGGATCCGAAGAGGAAGCCGATCCTAGGCTCGACTCACATGCGCCGCCGAGCCGAAGCTATTCTGAAAGTTCTGTCATCTCACGGCCGCGCTTCCGAAGTTAAGATTCGTGAGTTGCTCGGCGACAGCCCCAGCACCAGCAAGGCCTTGAGAAT ATTGCTGAATCTAGAGCAGGTTAAGAGGTCTGGAGCAGGAGGCCGTACTGATCCCTATGTTTATATG ATTGCATGA